The Benincasa hispida cultivar B227 chromosome 11, ASM972705v1, whole genome shotgun sequence genome has a segment encoding these proteins:
- the LOC120090222 gene encoding capsanthin/capsorubin synthase, chromoplastic-like isoform X1, giving the protein MFSMVAILDSPLEHTHFPHFITLEKLPQTSITSMANSQALLSPFSLPQLPSSPIHSPSTNHFQIHCSFGKFGNFLDLKPESKPEPLKLDLPLFHPYSDRSRFDVVVIGAGPAGLRLAEQLGGFGIKVCCMDPSPLSPWPNNYGVWVDEFEALGFQDCFHKTWPMATVYLSDRKVKYLDRPYAQVSRKKLKMKLMEECVRKGVKFHKAKVWEIKHQEFESSVSCNDGTEIKANLVIDASGFASKFTEYSKSKPRNCGFQIAHGILAEVERHPFDLNKMVLMDWRDTHLGNEPYLRQDNKKSPTFLYAMPFDSNLIFMEETSLVGRPALPYTEVKRRMAARLRHLGIKVKRILEEEKCVIPMGGPLPEMPQAAVAAGGVAGMVNPATGYAVVGGMAAAPRVARMAAEGLGGGGRMIRGRALQGRVWEGVWPMEKRSVREFYCFGMETLVRLDLDGMRRFFDAFFDLEPFYWEGFLSSRLSLWELVMLSLSLYGHASLMSKVDILTKCPLPLFKMMANITLQALG; this is encoded by the exons ATGTTTTCAATGGTGGCGATTCTAGATTCCCCTTTAGAGCATACACATTTCCCCCATTTTATTACACTTGAAAAACTTCCCCAAACTTCCATTACTTCAATGGCCAATTCCCAAGCCCTTCTCTCACCATTCTCTCTCCCCCAACTCCCCTCTTCTCCAATTCACTCACCATCTAcaaaccacttccaaatccaCTGCTCCTTTGGCAAATTTGGCAACTTTCTTGACCTTAAACCCGAGTCCAAACCCGAGCCCCTCAAGCTTGATCTCCCCTTGTTTCATCCCTATTCCGATCGTTCCCGCTTCGACGTGGTGGTCATCGGCGCTGGCCCCGCTGGCCTCCGCCTCGCCGAGCAGCTCGGTGGCTTCGGAATCAAGGTATGTTGCATGGATCCTTCCCCGCTTTCTCCTTGGCCAAATAACTACGGCGTTTGGGTGGATGAGTTTGAAGCTTTGGGGTTCCAAGATTGCTTCCACAAGACTTGGCCCATGGCTACGGTGTATTTAAGTGATCGGAAAGTCAAGTATTTGGACCGCCCCTACGCTCAG GTGAGCAGGAAGAAACTTAAGATgaaattaatggaggaatgtgTAAGAAAAGGGGTAAAGTTCCACAAGGCCAAAGTCTGGGAAATTAAGCACCAAGAATTCGAATCTTCAGTATCTTGCAACGACGGAACTGAAATAAAAGCAAATTTAGTGATCGACGCAAGTGGGTTCGCAAGCAAATTCACAGAGTACTCAAAATCAAAGCCAAGAAACTGTGGCTTTCAAATAGCCCATGGAATTTTAGCAGAAGTCGAACGCCACCCATTCGATCTAAACAAAATGGTTCTAATGGATTGGAGAGACACCCATTTGGGGAACGAGCCATACTTGAGACAAGACAACAAAAAATCCCCAACATTCCTTTACGCAATGCCATTTGATTCCAATCTAATCTTTATGGAAGAGACTTCCCTTGTCGGTCGCCCGGCGCTTCCGTACACGGAGGTGAAGAGGCGGATGGCAGCCAGGCTGCGGCACTTGGGGATAAAGGTGAAGAGAATTTTAGAAGAGGAGAAGTGTGTGATTCCGATGGGGGGGCCTCTACCGGAGATGCCTCAGGCAGCGGTGGCGGCAGGCGGGGTGGCGGGGATGGTGAATCCAGCGACTGGGTATGCGGTGGTTGGAGGAATGGCGGCAGCACCGAGGGTTGCGAGAATGGCCGCCGAGGGGCTCGGTGGCGGCGGGAGGATGATCAGAGGGAGGGCATTGCAGGGTAGGGTGTGGGAAGGGGTGTGGCCAATGGAGAAGAGAAGTGTGAGGGAGTTTTATTGCTTTGGGATGGAAACTTTGGTGAGGCTTGATTTGGATGGGATGAGGAGGTTTTTTGATGCATTTTTTGATTTGGAACCATTTTATTGGGAGGGGTTTTTGTCTTCTAGGTTGTCTCTTTGGGAGTTGGTTATGTTGAGCTTATCACTCTATGGACATGCCTCTCTTATGTCTAAGGTTGATATTCTTACTAAGTGTCCTCTTCCTCTGTTTAAAATGATGGCTAATATTACTCTTCAAGCTTTGGGATGA
- the LOC120090222 gene encoding capsanthin/capsorubin synthase, chromoplastic-like isoform X2: MFSMVAILDSPLEHTHFPHFITLEKLPQTSITSMANSQALLSPFSLPQLPSSPIHSPSTNHFQIHCSFGKFGNFLDLKPESKPEPLKLDLPLFHPYSDRSRFDVVVIGAGPAGLRLAEQLGGFGIKVSRKKLKMKLMEECVRKGVKFHKAKVWEIKHQEFESSVSCNDGTEIKANLVIDASGFASKFTEYSKSKPRNCGFQIAHGILAEVERHPFDLNKMVLMDWRDTHLGNEPYLRQDNKKSPTFLYAMPFDSNLIFMEETSLVGRPALPYTEVKRRMAARLRHLGIKVKRILEEEKCVIPMGGPLPEMPQAAVAAGGVAGMVNPATGYAVVGGMAAAPRVARMAAEGLGGGGRMIRGRALQGRVWEGVWPMEKRSVREFYCFGMETLVRLDLDGMRRFFDAFFDLEPFYWEGFLSSRLSLWELVMLSLSLYGHASLMSKVDILTKCPLPLFKMMANITLQALG; this comes from the exons ATGTTTTCAATGGTGGCGATTCTAGATTCCCCTTTAGAGCATACACATTTCCCCCATTTTATTACACTTGAAAAACTTCCCCAAACTTCCATTACTTCAATGGCCAATTCCCAAGCCCTTCTCTCACCATTCTCTCTCCCCCAACTCCCCTCTTCTCCAATTCACTCACCATCTAcaaaccacttccaaatccaCTGCTCCTTTGGCAAATTTGGCAACTTTCTTGACCTTAAACCCGAGTCCAAACCCGAGCCCCTCAAGCTTGATCTCCCCTTGTTTCATCCCTATTCCGATCGTTCCCGCTTCGACGTGGTGGTCATCGGCGCTGGCCCCGCTGGCCTCCGCCTCGCCGAGCAGCTCGGTGGCTTCGGAATCAAG GTGAGCAGGAAGAAACTTAAGATgaaattaatggaggaatgtgTAAGAAAAGGGGTAAAGTTCCACAAGGCCAAAGTCTGGGAAATTAAGCACCAAGAATTCGAATCTTCAGTATCTTGCAACGACGGAACTGAAATAAAAGCAAATTTAGTGATCGACGCAAGTGGGTTCGCAAGCAAATTCACAGAGTACTCAAAATCAAAGCCAAGAAACTGTGGCTTTCAAATAGCCCATGGAATTTTAGCAGAAGTCGAACGCCACCCATTCGATCTAAACAAAATGGTTCTAATGGATTGGAGAGACACCCATTTGGGGAACGAGCCATACTTGAGACAAGACAACAAAAAATCCCCAACATTCCTTTACGCAATGCCATTTGATTCCAATCTAATCTTTATGGAAGAGACTTCCCTTGTCGGTCGCCCGGCGCTTCCGTACACGGAGGTGAAGAGGCGGATGGCAGCCAGGCTGCGGCACTTGGGGATAAAGGTGAAGAGAATTTTAGAAGAGGAGAAGTGTGTGATTCCGATGGGGGGGCCTCTACCGGAGATGCCTCAGGCAGCGGTGGCGGCAGGCGGGGTGGCGGGGATGGTGAATCCAGCGACTGGGTATGCGGTGGTTGGAGGAATGGCGGCAGCACCGAGGGTTGCGAGAATGGCCGCCGAGGGGCTCGGTGGCGGCGGGAGGATGATCAGAGGGAGGGCATTGCAGGGTAGGGTGTGGGAAGGGGTGTGGCCAATGGAGAAGAGAAGTGTGAGGGAGTTTTATTGCTTTGGGATGGAAACTTTGGTGAGGCTTGATTTGGATGGGATGAGGAGGTTTTTTGATGCATTTTTTGATTTGGAACCATTTTATTGGGAGGGGTTTTTGTCTTCTAGGTTGTCTCTTTGGGAGTTGGTTATGTTGAGCTTATCACTCTATGGACATGCCTCTCTTATGTCTAAGGTTGATATTCTTACTAAGTGTCCTCTTCCTCTGTTTAAAATGATGGCTAATATTACTCTTCAAGCTTTGGGATGA